In one Cloacibacillus porcorum genomic region, the following are encoded:
- a CDS encoding sodium:solute symporter family transporter: protein MFTFAPLWIGYALVLVLIAKYSRSHDALLPGKVGVVVQALAYVATYISAVALVGFGGLCYLFGLQMLLVAAGNVWLGTWFVYRFLAWPTRLWQRKLDARTPAELLAKAYQIPVLQTFLGAISVVLLVVYGSAVFKGAAVMVAGVLPISVNAALVALVAIVGLSVIWGGLRGVLYTEAIQGLVMIIGVGALLIALLRAVGGPVAGLQQLAALPPAKGADNGFLALSSGAGGLNVIFLTIVTSVGIWAQPQLIQRHFALRSMEETKKAAPLAMLALSVVVGGAYFASALSRVMLGGGITNPDTVLPTLVHNLLPAIGQQLFALAIVSASLSTASALLHIASGSLGRDVLKKELKGWSWRIAVVLCTLGSGIFALKSGSIIAVICATSWTLLACAIMVPYLGLLAFGPKAGPRAALFSSLGGFLGSIAWYAAAYASTSKGLTGLAAPGILGAIHPIIPGILASVAIFALCAKRVRVEAEAGAEA from the coding sequence ATGTTCACCTTCGCGCCGCTCTGGATAGGCTACGCCCTCGTTCTCGTCCTCATCGCCAAATACTCGCGCAGCCACGACGCACTGCTGCCCGGTAAGGTCGGCGTCGTCGTGCAGGCGCTCGCCTATGTCGCCACCTACATCTCCGCCGTGGCTCTGGTGGGCTTCGGCGGCCTCTGCTACCTCTTCGGGCTGCAAATGCTGCTCGTAGCCGCCGGCAACGTCTGGCTCGGCACCTGGTTCGTTTACAGGTTCCTCGCCTGGCCGACGCGCCTCTGGCAGAGAAAGCTCGACGCGCGCACACCGGCGGAGCTGCTGGCCAAAGCCTACCAGATACCGGTCCTGCAGACCTTTCTCGGCGCCATCTCCGTCGTTCTTCTCGTCGTCTACGGCTCCGCGGTCTTTAAGGGCGCGGCTGTGATGGTGGCGGGAGTGCTCCCGATCTCCGTGAACGCGGCGCTGGTGGCGCTGGTGGCGATCGTCGGCCTCTCGGTCATCTGGGGCGGCCTGCGCGGAGTGCTGTACACCGAAGCCATCCAGGGGCTTGTGATGATAATCGGCGTCGGCGCGCTGCTGATCGCGCTCCTCCGAGCGGTAGGCGGCCCCGTCGCGGGACTGCAGCAGCTCGCCGCGCTGCCGCCGGCCAAAGGGGCCGATAACGGATTTCTCGCCCTCTCCAGCGGCGCCGGCGGCCTCAACGTCATCTTTCTCACGATAGTGACCTCCGTCGGCATCTGGGCGCAGCCGCAGCTGATCCAGCGCCACTTCGCGCTGCGCAGTATGGAGGAGACGAAAAAGGCGGCCCCCCTCGCGATGCTCGCACTCTCCGTGGTGGTGGGCGGGGCCTACTTCGCAAGCGCGCTCTCCCGCGTCATGCTCGGCGGCGGCATCACGAACCCCGACACCGTGCTCCCGACCCTTGTGCATAACCTCCTGCCTGCGATAGGACAGCAGCTATTCGCGCTGGCAATCGTCTCGGCCTCGCTCTCCACCGCCTCCGCTCTGCTCCACATCGCAAGCGGCAGCCTTGGGCGCGACGTGCTCAAAAAGGAACTCAAGGGTTGGTCATGGCGCATCGCCGTCGTACTCTGCACACTCGGCAGCGGCATCTTCGCGCTCAAAAGCGGCTCCATCATCGCCGTGATCTGCGCCACCAGCTGGACGCTGCTGGCCTGCGCGATCATGGTCCCCTACCTCGGCCTGCTGGCCTTCGGCCCCAAGGCGGGCCCCCGCGCGGCCCTCTTCAGCTCGCTCGGCGGTTTCCTCGGCTCCATCGCCTGGTACGCCGCCGCCTACGCCTCAACCTCGAAGGGGCTGACCGGCCTCGCCGCCCCGGGAATCCTCGGCGCGATTCACCCGATAATCCCCGGAATCCTCGCCTCGGTGGCGATCTTCGCCCTCTGCGCGAAGAGAGTGAGGGTGGAGGCCGAAGCGGGAGCGGAGGCATAG
- a CDS encoding DUF6273 domain-containing protein yields MGAARNAAALTSADVVYYGAYPQSGTSDDFKVEPVLWRVLEVSGDKTALMLSEKILDGGVSFNPDYSDTDPYYSWWSESQIRKFLNGKEYVESVSADVTKITVRNPKPYSFYGKAFSAGEGGGIIKADVDNSSTRGATPGPKTTDKIFLLSYADAKNTAYGFANDDNSSSSRKAELTGYGASQGVMSNTEGNKKYGYWWLRSPGGGVY; encoded by the coding sequence TTGGGCGCGGCGCGGAACGCCGCGGCGCTGACGAGCGCGGACGTCGTCTATTACGGGGCATACCCGCAGTCCGGCACATCGGATGACTTCAAGGTGGAGCCCGTTCTCTGGCGCGTGCTCGAAGTGAGCGGCGATAAGACGGCGCTCATGCTTTCGGAAAAGATACTGGACGGCGGCGTGTCATTCAATCCCGATTACAGCGATACCGATCCATACTATTCCTGGTGGAGCGAATCGCAGATCCGCAAATTCCTCAATGGCAAAGAATATGTCGAGTCGGTCTCAGCGGATGTGACCAAGATAACGGTGAGGAACCCGAAGCCCTATTCCTTCTACGGGAAGGCCTTCTCCGCGGGCGAAGGCGGCGGGATAATAAAGGCGGATGTGGACAACTCGAGCACACGGGGTGCTACCCCCGGTCCCAAGACAACCGATAAAATATTCCTCCTTTCCTACGCCGATGCGAAAAATACTGCCTATGGTTTTGCCAATGATGATAATAGCAGTAGTTCCCGTAAAGCGGAGCTTACCGGCTATGGCGCGTCGCAGGGAGTCATGAGTAATACGGAAGGTAACAAGAAGTATGGTTATTGGTGGCTTCGTTCCCCCGGCGGCGGCGTCTACTGA
- a CDS encoding helix-turn-helix domain-containing protein — protein sequence MIGDVVRKYRKLRGLTQPQLCEILNIHQTHISKIEQNKRCPSVELLAEIRKVLDIPLMELWRDENTEKVFSDGLRVGSPSTSGEFWDAETLEDAVAGVMAQLDDIQKEKVLDYARGQLEVKRAKELIKIYRNS from the coding sequence ATGATAGGAGATGTCGTGAGAAAATACCGGAAGCTAAGAGGGCTCACCCAGCCGCAGCTCTGTGAGATCCTGAATATCCATCAGACCCACATAAGCAAGATCGAACAGAACAAACGCTGCCCATCCGTAGAGCTGCTTGCGGAGATACGCAAAGTTCTCGATATACCGCTTATGGAACTTTGGCGTGATGAAAATACGGAAAAAGTTTTCTCAGATGGCTTGCGGGTTGGAAGCCCTTCGACGTCGGGGGAGTTTTGGGATGCGGAGACATTGGAGGATGCCGTCGCCGGCGTGATGGCGCAGCTTGACGACATCCAGAAGGAAAAGGTGCTGGATTACGCCCGCGGACAGCTGGAGGTAAAAAGGGCTAAGGAGCTAATAAAAATTTACCGGAACAGTTGA
- a CDS encoding Ig-like domain-containing protein, producing the protein MAYSGASTGAGYHLAAVITSGDRSLYYGRIKSLETAADASGAATFVIPEYREGEEVYIFVEGRNDNDDYKTDFAGVPICIAGSGRTIEPLSEDVEEPRPETKFVTVNPSELTLVKGYDKKLTVSFAPEGALEEVTWSSDSPDVAAVDPVTGVVSALKAGSAKVTVKAKTSGKEAFCTVTVTEKPQASGLILTPAAMTVSKGVTEKITASFRGIAEQPLTWSSSKESVATVDKEGKVTAKSEGTCVITAVTKDGNYSASCEVKVTAATVVHGGGSGGCNGIGAGALALLAMLPCLLIRGKRER; encoded by the coding sequence GTGGCCTACTCCGGGGCCTCCACGGGCGCGGGCTACCACCTCGCCGCCGTTATCACGAGCGGCGACCGCTCCCTCTATTACGGACGGATAAAGAGCCTTGAAACGGCGGCCGACGCGTCGGGCGCCGCCACCTTCGTCATCCCCGAATACCGCGAGGGCGAAGAGGTCTATATTTTCGTCGAGGGCCGTAATGACAATGACGACTATAAGACGGATTTTGCGGGCGTGCCGATCTGTATCGCGGGAAGCGGCAGAACGATAGAGCCGCTCTCCGAAGATGTGGAAGAGCCGCGCCCGGAGACAAAATTTGTGACCGTAAATCCCTCGGAGCTGACCCTCGTAAAGGGTTATGACAAAAAACTCACGGTATCCTTTGCGCCCGAGGGGGCGCTGGAGGAGGTAACCTGGAGCAGCGACAGCCCGGATGTCGCCGCCGTCGACCCCGTGACGGGAGTCGTCAGCGCGCTGAAGGCGGGGAGCGCGAAGGTCACGGTGAAGGCGAAAACGAGCGGTAAAGAGGCTTTCTGTACCGTCACGGTGACGGAAAAGCCTCAGGCTTCCGGCCTGATACTCACACCCGCGGCGATGACGGTCAGCAAAGGCGTGACGGAAAAGATAACCGCCTCCTTCCGGGGTATCGCCGAACAGCCGCTGACCTGGAGCAGCAGCAAAGAGTCGGTCGCCACGGTGGACAAAGAGGGTAAGGTTACCGCCAAAAGCGAAGGAACCTGCGTGATAACGGCGGTCACAAAAGACGGCAATTACAGCGCCTCCTGCGAGGTGAAGGTGACGGCGGCGACGGTGGTCCACGGCGGTGGCTCAGGCGGCTGCAACGGAATCGGCGCCGGCGCGCTCGCGCTGCTGGCCATGCTTCCCTGCCTGCTGATAAGGGGCAAAAGGGAGAGATAG
- a CDS encoding GNAT family N-acetyltransferase: protein MIYRREEERDHAEVCRVVERAFENAEHRDGTEHELVARLRKSGAFVPELSLVAEEEGRIVGHIMFTRIGLGEAPALALAPLSVLPEFQRRGVGSRLMAEGHRIAKELGYEFSVVLGSENYYPRAGYRPASEFAIKAPFDVPEANFMALPLREGLPAPKAAVEYAEEFFA from the coding sequence ATGATATACAGAAGAGAAGAGGAAAGAGACCACGCCGAGGTCTGCCGTGTAGTGGAGAGGGCCTTTGAAAACGCCGAGCACCGCGACGGCACTGAACATGAGCTTGTAGCGCGGCTCAGAAAAAGCGGCGCTTTCGTACCCGAACTTTCGCTTGTCGCGGAAGAAGAGGGACGGATCGTCGGCCACATCATGTTTACCAGGATCGGGCTCGGAGAGGCCCCCGCGCTGGCGCTGGCGCCGCTCTCGGTCCTGCCGGAGTTCCAGCGGCGCGGCGTCGGCTCGCGGCTCATGGCCGAGGGGCACCGGATAGCCAAAGAGCTCGGCTACGAATTTTCCGTCGTTCTGGGAAGCGAGAACTACTATCCGCGCGCCGGATACCGCCCGGCCTCGGAGTTTGCCATCAAAGCGCCCTTCGACGTTCCGGAGGCAAACTTCATGGCCCTGCCTCTGCGCGAAGGGCTCCCCGCGCCCAAGGCGGCGGTGGAATACGCGGAAGAATTTTTCGCGTAG